GCTTGTCCCTTTGACAATAAGTACATTGTTTTCGACTGCACCAGTGATTATAGTAGCAACAAAAGcctcattattttgtttttttattcacttttctaCATTGAGCTACATTGCTGACCTCAGTGAAGTTAGCTTTGATAAATGCAAGAGAAGCAATGTTTTTATTATTCTCAAGAGCATTTTTCACCTTTGAAATGCAAACAGTCTCGTTGTTGTCGAATTTGCCTATAAAACTTTCCATTTCCTCATGTAATATTCAACGTAATAGAGTGTAGCTGTTGATGAAGTTAAACTAACCGCTGTGTTCTGCTATGAACTGCAAATAAGTGGCAAATCTCGTCCACTACGAATACCTACTTCCTTTAATGTatcgacaagcgacggatcactaccAAAGGCAAACCAAACTATCAGTTTGTCTTTGCTGCATTGTTCACACATTCCTATTTCAGTCAGCAAAAACATTCATTTGTCGTTCATTTGTTGTTCGTTAGCTACCTGTGTACTTATCTTTACAGTTTAACTAATTATACGTTGTCACTTATATTTaatatatgttgttttctaatgccaggcgtttgacaataaagtgatttgacctcttgcactccaatatttttcaaagatattatcatggtcagccactgaagcacagattttgaggtgtttcgaatccatttcttggtttgagttgcacaataggcagttaggggactgatatattccaattccatgcaggtgtttggccaaacaatcatggcctgttgtcaatctaaatgcagctacagacgattttcgtggtaagtcgagaattaactgtggattatgttgcagagagttccattttttcccttattTAATATATGGAAAGCATCATGCTAGCAGGGATATAAAAAAACTGCAACTTCACATTAGAGCCATTTAAATATACAATAATGTTTCCTAGCTTTGTCTATGTATCAGGGTACTTTCTTTGATTCTCTCTCATAcccattgtaattctcaaacgtACGTAAGTTCCATTAAAATAATTCAGtaatgcaaaatttattgctataCTCTGCTGGTATGATGCCCTCGAAATCGTCCCTACTCTACTTAcatctcttctttagttatttatgtcACATTTAATGTATATTGATGACACTTTTATTTCGTAGGAAAAGTCATGTGATGTGGATATAGTGAAGGACGAATCAGTACTGGATGTGACTACAACAGATGATGGCTTACCTAAGTGGTAAGTGAATTGAAGTGGAAGTTTTCGTCGCAAGCATTACTTTCTGTTTCAGTAATGACCAGAGTCGGAAAGTCGCAATATGTTATCATCTTTGATCTCTATTGGAGATTGCATTGACATTCACAGTCTtcagtttattaaaatttttcaatagggAATGGAACAGCAATATTAGCGGGACTTCTTTTGTAAAGTATATGTTTGCTTGACTTGGAAGGAGCATTGCTTATCATTAATTGATagaacttaaatataaaatcttgaatttgagatacagagcatcaGACATTTTAGATCTTTTATAGTAGCATTACATGgaacgacattcaaatgtttctagagggtGCTGTATTTGTTGCAGAGTAATGATATTTTGTCAGGAGAGAGATGTGTGTCATAAAGGATGCAGAGTATGGAAAAACGACATAACCTACATTAAGTTATTATTCCAGGAAACACCTCATTACTTTCTTTGTTGTTgttcttagtagtagtagtagtagtagtagtagtagtagtggtagtatttacgtacttacaaatggcttttagagaacccggagggtcattgccttcatgtcttccaactaacactctatatgcatttctggattcacccatacgtgctacatgctctgtccatgtcaaacgtctggatttaatgttcctaagtatgtcaggtgaagaatacaatgcgtgcagttctgtgttgtgtaactttctccattttcagtaacttcatccctcttaatctcaaatatttttctaagcatcctGTTTTCGaccacccttaacctctgttcctcccttaaagtgagagtccaagtttcatccctcttaatttcaaatatttttctaagccccttattttcgaacatccttaagctctgttcctctctcaaagtgagagtccaagtttcacaaccatacaaaacaatcggtaatataactgttttataaattctaacttgcagatttttttaaaagcagactggatgacaaaagtttctcaaccgaataataacaggcatttcccatatttattctgcgtttattttcctcatttatatttgttagtgttgtttcaaggtatttgaatttttccgcctctctATAGAATAATttaccaattatttttatatatccattttgcagtattattattattattattattattattatttattttatttatttatttcacaggtTTACAATGTCTTTGATATCTTCCTTTATGTATTTCAAGAATTTATAGCCACTCATCTCTATTCTCCCAATCTTCCTCCTCTACACCCTATCACTCAGTGTTCAAAATATTCCCTCTGTCCAGTTTAAGTTCGGTCTTCCTATCTTTTTTCTTCCCATCGGAATCCATtcatattatcgtcatcatcatcatcatcatcatcatcagcagcagctcTGAAGGCATAATTTAATACTATTGTCCCCCTATTCTATGGCCCATAAATGAATAAGTTGTACTACCAGGAATgttcgtttttatttcaatttattaaagtatcttaattaaaattaattaataatgataaaagttataactaatttatttaataatgggaatagtttcttagtaaaacaaataagtttaattctgtatatatatatatatatatgttgaatGCATGTGCTTTTATCTCTCTAAAGTTGGTGCACATCCATATTTGTAGTTAGTAATAATATGGCTTTGTATTTCGTAACAGATATATTGATATCTACAGGTCCATAAATTTGCATGGCCTTAACGACATCAAAAACCAAGAAGGCGACAGCTCCATCGTTCCAATACATCCCCCTGATTGCCATGGGTCCACACAACTGGATGAGGTGTGTACTACACATGAGGATTGTGGTCCTGCAGATAACTTTTCATCCCGAAAGAAATTAGACTTGCATTTACAATTTCCTGACAAAAGTCATAACATACACCAAAATGTTGAGCAGCAGATAAACCCTAACTTAGGTATGAGGTTTACAGAATGTGAGGAAAATGTTACAGGTTTGGTAGAAGACATGTCGTTACACACTGACTTAAAGCACTACAAATGCGATATCTGTGACGAGACTTTCAAAGAAAAGACCAAGTTTGATATTCACAAATCAGAACACACAAATTTGAGGTCCCACATATGCGACATTTGTCAAAAGACTTTCACACAAGGACGTCTTCTTCGGACTCACAAATTCATACACACAGACGAAAAGCCATCATCCAATTGCCACTCTTGTGATAAAGGTTACACTAGAAGCCGTGATATTATAGAACACATGTATGTAAACACAGGCGAGGGACCTTACGTATGTAACATTTGTAAGACAACCTTCACACAGAAGCAGTCTCTAGTGGTGCATTCACTGCAACACACGTGCGAGAGACCTTACAAATGTAACTTTTGTGAGAAAAGTTTTACTCAGAAACAGACTCTAATAGCACATACTTTACAACACAAGGGGGAGCGGCCTTACAAATGTAACTTTTGTGAGAAGGATTTTACAGAAAGGCAGGCTCTTATAAAGCATGTATTACATCATTCAGGGCAGAGACCATACAAATGTAACTTTTGTGAGAATAGTTTCACCCAAAAGCAGACTCTGGTAGTTCATTCGTTACAACACACAGGCGAGAGACCTTTCAAATGCCATTTTTGTGACAAGACTTTCAGCCAGAGACATCATCTTTCTACTCACATTTTAACTCATACAGGCGAAAACCCTTTCAGATGTGTCATTTGTGGCAAGAGTTATACGCTAAAGGCAAAGCTTGTAGCTCACAAATTAACACACATGAGCAATGGCAAATAAAAATGCGATTACTGTgataaaagttttatacaaaagagCAAGAATAGACAAATCCCATGTGCCAGCTCACCATGGCaccaaaaaatcatatttttatgcGGTGCCCGAGTTTCTTTTATTgggttcaaaattttttaagacttttatttcttatatgttgctgcGACTattataatgttaacaaaagtggTTGTAGGAAGACATTGAAATGTGTTTTGTTAatgaattacaatatttttttatatatgaggcgttcagaagtcaacatgattaactccttttccaaagattttgagatattcaaggttaaagttaaatacacataattaattctgtgacgtagtcaagaagaatactgCATTCTGTGGACTTTTTACTAAACTATAGTGCCaatcacattgaccactgaaaatatggtcaatttaatacattgccaacttagaaactctgaaataaccaaaagtggagttaatcatgttgacttctgaacaccTCATATTGTAGTAAACATATCTGTATCTTAGCTCTAATCGTTTTCTCATTGCATTGCATGTGTGCGTAAAATGTAATATCCTGAAAAAATGACTGGCACCTGAAAATTTTGTCTATTGCTGCGAAAGAGTAAACTTGAAGCACACAATTATCTGATACAGACAGGGGACCTCTGAATTGCAAACAATGGTCATAAGAGCTTTGCATATCATTCTCTTAATGTACATGTATTTAACTCATATGAATGACAGACCTTAAAAACTAATATGATTGTGATAAATTTACTCTGTCCTGCTTTTGTGATAGATACTTGTTATTTAATGCAAAGAACAACCCTTCACATGTCTTTCATACTTCATATGGTTAATGAGAAGAATCACCTAAATTCCGACATTAATAAAAGCATATTTAAACAATTGGACATCATTACGATATATGACATTAAgaaaccttattattttaatatttcctccAACTGTACCTATTTGGATCTTCTGCTGTGACTCAGACATGTACATATTAACGATGAAGGGTTGAATAGTAAAATGTGCCCTCCGTGTCATGCATTTTACATTACTGTTTGAGGTCTATTCAAAAAATATCCGACCTTTCGCCGATAAAAAATACAGTACATCACATCGAAGTCTCAAATCCTAATCCCATTCAAAGTAGTCTCCTTGGGACTGCGTACACTTTCTTCAATGGTCCTGCCGTTTTTGGAAGGATTTCTGGTAGGCCTCCTTGGGAATTCAGTGCAGCTAGGTCATCGCTTTCCATGTAATGTCTTCTCGTGGGTCCCTTTCAGTGGCATTTTCAGCGTGTATAACAGCCAAACATCAGAAGGATCCATATCTTGAGACGCAAGAGCCTGAAGAATGTGCAGAAAGTTGTGTTTGGAAGCCACCTGCGTacctcagtcagctaaggcgcttcCCTGCCAATCCAGAGTTACAACTGCATAACTTGCCGAACACTGGTCTAGTGGCTAGACTGCTGGACTTCGTCCTTTGGACCCACGTTCGATCCCCAGAGTGTCCCAGATTTTGTAACTTATGTTGGGCAAGTCTGTCGTCCAGGTTACACAGAAGAACTCCAGtctccctgtggcatcccaacgaatcttcatcatcatctcatctcatcttatCGTGGGTGTAGTGTAAACCAGCCTCCTATGGGCAcactgggcaacgactctgtcagtaaattggctTACACACCAgacttcatatgagtgaatgacgaacagtgaaGTAAAGGAAAGGAATTAATATTAGTttagtaaaataataagtatctGTTAATTTTCATACACTTACTGTACTGGTAACTAATGTTTTTGTCATGAGTAATAACCTGCTACTGTGATGCTGATCAGCAGCCACAGTCAGAAAGGTCACATTCCTTCCGCTATTCTTCTAGTGAGTAACCTGTAATTCTGGGACTTACTTTTGTTCTCCATCGACATGCTGCCATGTTCGAAGTAACTGTACCACTTCTTCAATTGTGTGATGCTTAAGGCATCGCTGCCGAAAGCCTGCTGAACCTTCCAAATGGTTTCCATTTGGCTATCACCAAGCttttcacaaaatttgatacagtaCCTCGTTCAGGTCATTCTGCCATTTCACTTCAGATGAAAATCTGATGGACAttcattacacacacacacacacacacacacaggctgACTGCTATTGACTGAAGCTCTCTGAGGGTGGGAAAAAATTCACACATGTACATGAAGGTGCCCTACACCTCCACACCAAAGGGACCCAACGTGCTTTGTTTATTTCCACAGAAAAAAACAAGGTCGGATTCTTTTTGAATAGCCTTCGTATGTTTTCTGAGCAACTTAAGACAAGTAAAACATAAACACAACAAAGCATACATTAAATATGATTAAATCTGTGTGCTCTTGATGTTCCACAAATGTAAAGAGAATATCAATCTCATGTGGATTCGTATTGCCTAAATTCCATCTTGCCAGCACTAACACCATTGATGCTAAATAGTCGTGCAGTTTGAACTGTTTCATTAAACAACTGATCATATAATTGAGGGTTCCATCAGAGAAGGAACAAGCCACAAATCCTGATACGTAGACTATCTCCTTATCTCACTGGAATATAAAGAAATATCATTGGTCTAAACTCTTTGACAACTTATTATAGTATTTCAGTAGTATAATTCACACCTATAAAGTTTTGGATTTAGAAGGATAGATAGCAGGGCATTCCAGTTTGTGTAAATATCTCAGTTGTGGCTTATCCCCTTATCTACTGGGCTCCTCAATTGATATTGTTAcattatttaagaatattaatTTGGTTGTGAAtaacttactgtatttattgaaTATAATACACACACAAATTTCTTTATCCTAAAGACCAGAGAAAGAATTATTGGCGAATATAATACGCACCTGTGAAAAAAATTCAcacaagattaaaattatattaagacAGATTAAGACGGCATCCTTACCTCTAGCTATATATTGCATTCATCTTCACTtgcagtcggcctcggtagcgtagtctgtatagccctggccttctatgctcgaggttgcgggttcgatcccagcccaggtcgatggcatttaaatctgtttaaatgcgacaggcttatgtcagtagatttactggcatgtaacagAACTCCTGCGGCGCAAAAATTCCGAcataccggcgatgctgatataacctttgcagttgcgagcatcattaaatgaaccataatttttttttcttcacttgcaGTATCAGAACCGTAACTTCCGACCAACGGGTTTGGGTTGATGTCAGAATATTGATTGACAATGACTAACATCATGCCACTCTTTCATAAGCAATTTTACTGTTGGTAAATTATTGTAGTTTACTTAAagatggtcccgcgccgtggtgtcgcggtctaaggcatcccccctaggactcgcgttacggaatgcgcgctggttcgattcctcatggggaaagaaattttctcatgaaatttcagccagtgtatgggaccggtgctcacccagcatcgtgatgcacttggggagctacgataggtagcgaaatccagttgcgaataccagctataacggctggggggatcaacgtgctaaccacacgatacctccattctgaatagatgatcgtccacctctgcttcggcatgtgggtgtgaggccagcagccggctggtcggtctaggcccttcacgggctgtagcgccacggattattattattattacttaaagaTGAGTGATTGTTGAAAATTGCATATAAAAAATCTCAGAATGAAAGGAAAAGTGCCATTAtagtagttaaaaatattatttgtattaataatgattcttgtaaaaaaatgaatatgaaattACGAATTAAAAGTGCACAAAACACAAGGAAACACGAACCTGCAGTGGCTGTTTCCATCAGCAGTTTCCCACCCTATTATCGTAGCATATTGagcgttaatttaaatttgttcgaATTTTAGTGTGTGCATACGAATGTAATATGCATTCTAATTTTCAAgacgaaattttgtaaaaaaaaaaaaagtgcgtattataatcatgtaaatacagtatttccTTGCACGCAATTATAAATATAGTTGCTTGGAACCATGAAGCTTCTGTTATTACGTCGTAATGATGTTTGTGTTTATGTAAACATACTGTACAATATATGGAATCCTAACTGGCTATCATATCAAAGCTATCTGTTTGTATTGTGAATGAGGCCTTATTATAACAGAGTTCGCATTGAAGCATCAAGTAACATACCATGAGTGTATTTAACCTCATAGCCTGCAGTGGTCCATTGTTGTCTGTAGTGAGTGGTGTATGACATTGGAAGAATATCATGTGCTTATGTGCGTGTTCGTGTGTCTGTGCCCTAACGTGTGCATATAAACAGGGTAGGTACAAATtagttacataaaaaaattatatagctTCTGAACCAATTGCAGTGGTGAAGTCAAATCAGtt
This sequence is a window from Periplaneta americana isolate PAMFEO1 chromosome 2, P.americana_PAMFEO1_priV1, whole genome shotgun sequence. Protein-coding genes within it:
- the LOC138715383 gene encoding zinc finger protein OZF-like, whose protein sequence is MKAVMFDVSVKSEIKTFDLQVNNKIVKECLSTEAHLSLQHKDEIKVKCGNIAYDLLPVQKCEETPIPILFPAVKCKPQEKSCDVDIVKDESVLDVTTTDDGLPKWSINLHGLNDIKNQEGDSSIVPIHPPDCHGSTQLDEVCTTHEDCGPADNFSSRKKLDLHLQFPDKSHNIHQNVEQQINPNLGMRFTECEENVTGLVEDMSLHTDLKHYKCDICDETFKEKTKFDIHKSEHTNLRSHICDICQKTFTQGRLLRTHKFIHTDEKPSSNCHSCDKGYTRSRDIIEHMYVNTGEGPYVCNICKTTFTQKQSLVVHSLQHTCERPYKCNFCEKSFTQKQTLIAHTLQHKGERPYKCNFCEKDFTERQALIKHVLHHSGQRPYKCNFCENSFTQKQTLVVHSLQHTGERPFKCHFCDKTFSQRHHLSTHILTHTGENPFRCVICGKSYTLKAKLVAHKLTHMSNGK